In the Panthera uncia isolate 11264 chromosome D2, Puncia_PCG_1.0, whole genome shotgun sequence genome, one interval contains:
- the LOC125932597 gene encoding cytochrome c oxidase assembly factor 6 homolog encodes MAAPSMKERQACWGARDEYWKCLDENTEDASQCKKLRSSFESSCPQQWIKYFDKRRDYLKFKEKFEAGQFQPSKPTVKS; translated from the exons ATGGCGGCCCCTTCTATGAAAGAAAGGCAGGCTTGCTGGGGAGCCCGGGATGAGTACTGGAAGTGTTTAGATGAGAACACAGAGGACGCTTCTCAGTGCAAGAAGTTAAGAAGCTCTTTTGAATCGAGTTGTCCCCAACAGTGG ataaaatattttgataaaagaaGAGACTACttaaagttcaaagaaaaatttgaagcaGGACAATTCCAGCCTTCAAAACCAACTGTGAAGTCCTAG